A region of Cellulophaga sp. RHA19 DNA encodes the following proteins:
- a CDS encoding sulfatase, protein MKYAPIILLLFIISSCQSQKENKKQVKQKPNILFIAIDDLRPELGTYGSKIAQSPNIDALANTGLQFNNAYCQEAICSPSRASLMTGARPESINVIENFTYFRDANPDIVTLPQQLWANGYETVHTGKIFHGKYNDPKLSWSRKPVPHSVLSGEKKPKFGFKLPENIKMQKENSAAMIAKYGKNALRNGLGKGPAYEFADYPDNTYEDGYNTDLAIATLKDMLRKNPDKPFFLGLGMKKPHLDWQAPKKYWDLYNEDDIKLAAQKNAPKDGATMGLHASFELRARADIPKKGGISDEQAIKLKHAYLACVSYIDAQIGRMLKALDESGQRDNTIIILWSDHGWHLGDMGIWGKATNYEIATRVPLIISAPSMSKNIRGTKTDALVELVDMYPTLCDLVDVAVPNTVEGQSFKPLLTNPKQDWKTAVFSQFPTPALREWAANPLSKGMKETSFGPLIEEVEAKIKKQQGDKWNRDLFENKLMGYSMRTKNYRFIVWKDYTNKNAEPIFIELYDHIKDPTETINIAKENPELVTKLLAQFNKGWKGNLAQLN, encoded by the coding sequence ATGAAATACGCACCAATAATACTTCTACTTTTTATTATTAGTAGTTGTCAATCTCAAAAAGAAAACAAAAAGCAAGTAAAGCAAAAGCCCAACATTTTATTTATTGCTATTGATGATTTACGCCCAGAACTTGGTACGTATGGCTCTAAAATTGCACAAAGTCCAAACATAGATGCCTTGGCAAATACAGGCTTACAATTTAACAATGCCTATTGTCAAGAAGCTATTTGTAGTCCGTCTAGAGCTAGTTTAATGACAGGAGCCAGACCAGAAAGCATTAATGTAATAGAAAACTTTACCTATTTTAGAGATGCCAATCCAGATATAGTAACACTACCCCAACAACTATGGGCTAATGGATATGAGACAGTGCATACTGGTAAAATTTTTCACGGAAAATATAATGATCCTAAGTTATCATGGAGCAGAAAACCAGTACCGCATAGCGTATTGAGCGGTGAAAAAAAGCCAAAATTTGGCTTTAAATTACCCGAAAATATAAAAATGCAAAAAGAAAATAGCGCAGCTATGATTGCTAAATATGGCAAAAATGCATTGCGTAATGGACTAGGAAAAGGTCCTGCTTATGAATTTGCAGACTACCCTGATAATACATATGAAGACGGTTATAACACAGACTTAGCAATTGCTACATTAAAAGATATGCTGCGTAAAAACCCAGACAAACCATTTTTTTTAGGTTTAGGAATGAAAAAGCCACATTTAGATTGGCAAGCTCCAAAAAAATATTGGGATTTATACAATGAAGATGATATAAAGTTAGCTGCACAAAAAAATGCTCCAAAAGACGGTGCAACTATGGGTTTACACGCATCATTTGAATTAAGAGCAAGAGCCGATATTCCTAAAAAAGGTGGTATTAGTGACGAGCAAGCTATAAAATTAAAGCATGCATATTTGGCTTGCGTTAGTTACATAGATGCACAAATTGGACGTATGTTAAAAGCGTTAGATGAATCTGGACAAAGAGATAATACCATTATTATTTTATGGAGTGATCACGGTTGGCATTTAGGAGATATGGGCATTTGGGGAAAAGCAACTAATTATGAAATTGCCACTAGGGTACCTTTAATTATCTCTGCTCCTAGTATGTCTAAAAATATTAGAGGTACAAAAACAGATGCCCTAGTAGAACTTGTAGATATGTACCCTACTCTTTGCGACTTGGTAGATGTTGCAGTACCTAACACTGTAGAAGGACAGAGTTTTAAACCTCTTTTAACCAACCCTAAACAAGACTGGAAAACAGCCGTTTTTAGTCAGTTTCCTACGCCCGCATTAAGAGAATGGGCTGCAAACCCGCTGTCTAAAGGAATGAAAGAAACTTCTTTTGGTCCTTTAATAGAAGAAGTAGAGGCTAAAATTAAAAAACAGCAAGGAGATAAATGGAATAGAGACCTATTTGAAAATAAATTAATGGGCTACTCTATGCGCACAAAAAACTACAGATTTATAGTATGGAAAGATTATACTAACAAAAATGCTGAGCCTATTTTTATAGAATTATACGATCATATAAAAGACCCAACAGAAACTATAAATATTGCGAAAGAAAACCCTGAACTAGTAACTAAGTTATTAGCTCAATTTAATAAAGGTTGGAAAGGAAACTTAGCACAACTTAACTAA
- a CDS encoding sulfatase-like hydrolase/transferase → MILLKNSKTIFFAASLLVLSCTNKPKKVAQITPKVDTNTKQPNILLVLCDDLGYSDVGFNGSTDIKTPELDKLASNGTMFTSAYVAHPFCGPSRAALLTGRYPHTIGSQFNLPANGESLGKGISTNEQFIAKTLQESGYYTGAIGKWHLGATQEFHPNQRGFTDFYGFLGGGHNYFPEEYRPKYEKQKKANKKIIRDYILPLEHNGKEVKETEYLTDAFSREASRFIKEASNKEKPFFLYLAYNAPHVPLEAKEEDLKIFLDIKDKDRKTYAAMVYAVDRGVGAIVNTLKETNQLKNTLIIFLSDNGGNTDHGATNFPLHGRKGDTWEGGYRVPMFMYWPKHIAKGEKNNFPINSLDLYPTLAHLAKARIPNNKILDGKNAWESILTNKDLHKKETLFAMRHREGYTDVSARKDEWKALKVSKQPWKLFKITEDIGEENDLSTKHPDILNSLVSDAEKWSKTHTEPLWFDPTYLQEMWKDSTMATFNNTFLIPK, encoded by the coding sequence ATGATTTTACTTAAAAACTCTAAAACTATTTTTTTTGCAGCATCATTGTTGGTATTAAGCTGTACTAATAAACCAAAAAAAGTAGCGCAAATAACTCCAAAAGTTGACACAAACACAAAGCAACCCAATATTTTACTTGTGCTTTGTGATGATTTAGGCTATTCTGATGTTGGTTTTAATGGCAGTACAGATATTAAAACTCCTGAGTTAGATAAATTAGCTAGTAATGGCACAATGTTTACCTCGGCTTATGTTGCACATCCGTTTTGTGGCCCAAGTAGAGCAGCATTGTTAACAGGTAGGTATCCGCATACAATTGGCTCACAGTTTAATTTACCTGCTAACGGAGAATCTTTGGGCAAAGGTATTTCTACTAACGAGCAATTTATAGCAAAAACACTACAAGAATCTGGCTATTACACAGGAGCTATTGGAAAATGGCATTTAGGAGCAACACAAGAGTTTCATCCCAACCAAAGAGGTTTTACAGATTTTTATGGTTTTTTAGGTGGAGGACATAACTACTTTCCTGAAGAATACCGTCCTAAATATGAAAAACAAAAGAAGGCCAACAAAAAAATAATTAGAGATTACATACTGCCTTTAGAACACAATGGCAAAGAAGTTAAAGAAACAGAATATTTAACCGATGCCTTTTCTAGAGAAGCTTCTCGTTTTATTAAAGAGGCTTCAAATAAAGAGAAACCCTTCTTTTTATATTTAGCCTACAACGCACCACACGTACCGCTTGAAGCCAAAGAAGAAGATTTAAAAATATTTTTAGATATAAAAGACAAAGACAGAAAAACCTATGCGGCAATGGTCTATGCTGTAGACAGAGGAGTTGGCGCCATTGTAAACACATTAAAAGAAACAAATCAATTAAAAAATACTTTAATTATATTTTTAAGTGATAACGGCGGAAATACAGACCATGGCGCAACCAATTTTCCATTACACGGAAGAAAAGGAGATACTTGGGAAGGTGGTTACCGCGTACCAATGTTTATGTATTGGCCAAAACACATTGCCAAAGGAGAAAAAAATAATTTTCCAATTAACAGTTTAGACCTCTACCCTACCTTGGCTCATTTAGCAAAAGCAAGGATTCCCAACAATAAAATTTTAGACGGAAAAAATGCTTGGGAATCTATATTAACTAATAAAGATCTACATAAAAAAGAAACTTTATTTGCTATGCGCCACAGAGAAGGCTACACAGATGTATCTGCAAGAAAAGACGAATGGAAAGCACTAAAAGTTAGCAAACAACCTTGGAAGCTTTTTAAAATAACAGAAGACATTGGAGAAGAAAATGACTTAAGTACAAAACACCCAGACATATTAAACTCACTTGTTAGTGATGCAGAAAAATGGAGTAAAACACATACAGAACCACTTTGGTTTGACCCTACGTATTTGCAAGAAATGTGGAAAGACAGCACAATGGCTACTTTTAATAACACATTTCTTATTCCTAAATAA